Proteins encoded by one window of Mesotoga infera:
- a CDS encoding ROK family protein has product MLGNLHFTDREKVILARIRNEGPISRVRIAKKENISKPVVTIGVRKLLSVGAVREVGKDVKRSSKGGKQATLLGFVPDFRLTLAVDIGRTKIVAAMIDLDGNIGASHTVLLRENMSKEEFKHLLFEAIGGVIEVIPKEKIIGIGVGIPGVIGSNNGVADFIPVLSLRNVPIKSWIEERFGLETFCENDAALQALSESWKGVAEGKKNVVVINLGAGIGSGVIIDGRLYTGSTGRAGELGYLISSWDNTYYRESFFGELEEKLSGVCLERKLDEFGYHGFTAADLFERDIDDERLRDLIYQGCKSLALALCNLISILNPDIVVMTGGIGYNQFEYLTKYTIPLIRNILPNEFVGSVDFARSKFPSEGVLIGAGYLVQKKTFL; this is encoded by the coding sequence ATTTTGGGGAATCTCCACTTTACGGACAGAGAGAAAGTAATTCTTGCTAGGATTCGAAATGAGGGTCCTATTTCAAGAGTCAGGATTGCGAAAAAAGAAAACATAAGCAAGCCAGTTGTCACTATTGGAGTTCGCAAGCTCCTGAGTGTTGGTGCTGTAAGAGAAGTCGGAAAGGATGTCAAGAGAAGCTCAAAGGGAGGCAAGCAAGCTACTTTGTTGGGCTTTGTCCCCGATTTCAGGCTTACACTGGCGGTGGACATCGGCAGAACAAAAATAGTAGCTGCAATGATAGATCTTGATGGCAACATAGGAGCTTCACATACAGTTCTTCTTAGAGAAAACATGTCAAAGGAAGAGTTCAAGCACCTCTTGTTCGAAGCCATAGGAGGTGTGATCGAGGTCATTCCTAAAGAAAAGATCATTGGCATAGGGGTAGGAATACCAGGTGTAATCGGCAGCAATAATGGCGTTGCTGATTTCATTCCAGTACTGTCTCTGAGAAATGTTCCAATTAAATCATGGATAGAGGAACGATTCGGACTTGAAACCTTTTGTGAGAATGATGCAGCTTTGCAGGCGCTCAGCGAGAGTTGGAAAGGTGTGGCTGAAGGAAAAAAGAACGTTGTTGTGATCAACCTTGGAGCAGGGATAGGCAGCGGGGTAATTATTGACGGAAGGCTTTACACGGGCTCTACTGGAAGGGCAGGCGAATTGGGTTACCTCATTTCCAGTTGGGACAATACCTATTACAGAGAGAGTTTCTTCGGGGAGCTTGAAGAAAAACTGTCAGGTGTGTGTTTAGAGAGAAAGCTTGACGAATTTGGATATCACGGGTTCACAGCCGCAGATCTATTTGAAAGGGACATTGATGATGAACGCTTAAGGGATCTCATCTATCAAGGTTGCAAGAGCTTAGCTCTTGCTCTCTGTAACTTGATTTCAATTCTTAATCCAGATATCGTTGTCATGACAGGGGGAATCGGCTACAACCAATTCGAATACCTAACAAAATATACTATCCCACTGATTAGGAATATTCTCCCGAATGAGTTTGTCGGTTCAGTAGACTTCGCAAGAAGCAAATTTCCATCTGAAGGAGTCTTAATAGGTGCGGGATACTTAGTTCAGAAGAAAACATTCTTATAG